From the genome of Litorilinea aerophila:
CGGCGTGGCCGTGCGGGATCACCTGCGCAGCGTGGCCGGCCCCGAGGGAGAAGTGGTGGGCGCCGGTGTGGATGGGCTGCGCCGGGCCCTGGAACTGCTGAGCGCTGGCGAGGACATCAACTACGAAGGCGCGGCCGGCTCCCAGGACTTCGACGAGAACGGCGATGTGGCCACGCCCATCGAGATCTGGCGCTACGAGAATGGCCGCCCGGTGACGGTTCAGTTGGTGAATCCGGGTGAACCCATCAGCCTGGAGCAGTAGGCCGGTCACTTCCATTCAATCGACGAACCATCTTTGCCAGCAAGGGCGGAGGCCAGGCCTCCGCCCTTGTGCTTGGAGGTGAAACGCGCTTGTGGTGTGCCAGCCGATGATTGAAATCATCGGTCCAAGGCCGGTTTATCCCTGGCGTGAAACCTCTTCCGCCGGGGTGGCCGGCTGGGCCAGGCTCTGGATCAGGCCCGAAAAGATGAAGGCATGGGCCGGGTAGAGGCCGTACCAGTAGAGCAGGCCGGGCAGACCCTTGGGCGCGAAGAAGGCCGTCTGTACCAGCCGCGTCCTCCCGGGGCCCAGGGGCTCCAGGTCGAACTGGAGCCACGCCTGGCCGGGGAGGCGCATCTCTGCCCGCAGGCGCAGGCGACGGTCTGGCTCCAACACTTCCACCCGCCAGAAATCCACCGTATCCCCCACCCGCACGGCTTGCGGATCTCGTCGGCCCCGGCGTAGACCCACCCCACCCACCAGTCGATCCAATGCTCCCCGCAGCCGCCAGGCCCAGTTCCAATAGGCCCACCCCCGTTCGCCGCCCAGCCCTGTGATGCGGCGAAAGAGCAGCGCCGGCGGCAGGTCCACATCCAGTTGGCGGCGCTCCACGATCATCCCCTCCTGCATGGTGAGCAGCACCGGGGGCGGTGTGGCCCGGCTGCTGGCCAGGGCATCGCTCCAGCGGCTTTCGATGTCCCCGGCCTGGAGGCGGGCCAGGGCCCGGCGGATGGCCTCCCGGTAGGTCATGGGCTGGATCTGGGGGAACAGGCGCCGGGCCCTGTCATCCCGGACCACCACCTCGTTGCGCAGCCCCTCGATCAGGGGGCGCGCCACCGCCGCGCTGATGGGGGTCATCCAGTGGACCCAGTAGGCGGAGAGGCGGGGGGTGAGGACAGGGACCGGGATGATGAGGCGGCGCAGGCCCCGCTCTTCCGCATATTGGCGCATCATGTCCGCGTAGGTGAGCACATCCGCCCCGCCGATTTCCACCATCTGGCCCGTGCTGGCCGGGGTGGTGAGCGCAGCCACCAGGTAGGCCAGGACGTCCCGCACGGCGATAGGCTGGATGCGGGTGTAGACCCAGCGGGGTGCGATCATCACCGGCAGGCGTTCGGTCAGGTTGCGGATCATTTCAAAGGAGATGCTGCCGGAACCCACGATGATGGCGGCGCGGAATTCGGTCACCGGAAGGCCCGACGCCCGCAACGCATCCCCCGTCTCCTGGCGGGAGCGCAGATGCCGGGAGAGGTCGGCCCTTGGGTCGCCCAGTCCGCCCAGGTAGATGAGGCGCTGGACGCCGGCCCGGCGGGCCGTTTCGCCAAAGTGTCGGGCCGCTTCCAGATCCCGCTGGTGAAAGTCATCGCCGCCGGCCAGGCTGTGGATCAGGTAGTAGGCGGTGTGGACTCCCGCCAGGGCTGTGGGCAGCGTCTCCGGCTTCAGCACGTCCCCTTCCACCAGCTCCACCTGACGACTCCAGGGGCGCCCCTGGAGCCGTCCCATCTCTCGCCCCATGGCCCGCACGGTGTAACCCGCTTCCAGCAACCGGGGGATCAGGCGACTCCCGATGTAACCCGTGGCGCCGGTCACCAGCACCCGGTTTTTGCCGTCGCTTCCGTGGGGCCCTGCCTCCATGGTTTCCTCTTTCATCTCGTTTCACTCGATTGCTTTGTCCAGGTTGTGTCCATATTTTCTATTGTATCACATTATGGGAGGGGGTATCAACCGGATAAAACGGAGGGATTGGAATATTTGTAACATTTTTGCACAGTATTTGTCTGGTATGGTTAGAGCATGCTGGGGAGTTCAAGCCACCTTCGCACATTGAACCACAAATTCCCTGGGCCAGTTGCTTTGAGACCGTTCTACAAACCACTATGCAAAACCCAAAGGAGTCAGAACCATGAAAGGATTTACCCTTCTTGCCCTGAGTCTGGTCGCCCTTCTGGTGGTGGCCTGCGCACCGGTCGCGCCACCAGCCACGCCTATGGCCCCTGCGGAGACACCCGCTGCTGAGGAGTCGGTGGAGCTGGCGGATATTGTGGACACGGCGATGGCGGCGGGGAACTTCACCACCCTGGCGGCGGCCCTGGATGCGGCGGGGCTGGTGGAGACGCTGAAGGGCGAGGGGCCGTTCACGGTCTTTGCGCCCACGGATGAGGCCTTTGCAGCGCTACCCGAGGGGACGGTGGAATCGCTGTTGGCGGACCCGTCGGGGGCGTTGACGGAGGTGCTGCTCTACCACGTGGTGTCGGGCAAGGTGATGGCGTCGGACGTGGTGGGTCTGGATGGCCAGCAGGTGGAGACGGTGGGCGGTGCGCCCATCACGGTGAGCGTCTCTGACGGGACGGTGATGATCAACGACGCCACGGTGATTGCAGCCGACGTGGAGGCCAGCAACGGCGTCATCCACGTCATCGACAAGGTCCTCCTCCCCCCGACGGAGGAGGCCATGCCGGAGAAGACAGGGCCGGAGATGGCGGATATCGTGGACACGGCGGTGGCGGCGGGGAACTTCACCACCCTGGTCACGGCCCTGCAGGCAGCCGGGCTGGTGGATACCCTGAAAGGTGAAGGTCCCTTCACGGTCTTTGCTCCCACGGATGAGGCTTTCGCCGCCCTGCCCGAGGGGACGGTGGAGTCGCTGCTGGCAGACCCCTCGGGTGCCCTGACCCAGGTGCTGCTCTACCACGTGGTGTCGGGCAAGGTGATGGCGGCGGACGCCATGGCTCTGGACGGCCAGCAGGTGGAGACGGTGAGCGGTGCGCCCATCACGGTGAGCGTGTCCGACGGCAAGGTTATGATCAACGATGCCACCGTGATCGCTGCCGACATCGAGGCCAGCAACGGCGTCATCCACGCCATCGACAAGGTCCTCCTGCCACCCACTGAATAAAGAAACCAGCAGACAATACTTCTCTCCTGAAGAAGTCGGGGCCGGGCGTTGACGCCCGGCCCCGATGCATTGGTGGGCGAGGGGCGAGTAGCCCAGTTCCCCTTCTGGGTTTCCACTGCTTGCTTCTCTGTTGTACACTGCCTGTGCCTGGCCCCCGGCCCTTTGACCGCCATCTGCAAACCACCCATCGCCCTGGGAGTCTGTCACCATGAACTTCCATATCCAGCTGACCCGCCACCTGACGCCGGCCGATCAGGCGGCCGGCCCCTACGTGTATCTGCCCTTTCGGCTGCCCCAGCCGGCCCGCCGCCTCCACGTGGCCTATCGCTACTCCGCGGCCATCTCCTCGGACCAGGTCCACGGCGGCAACGTCATCGATATCGGCCTGTTCGATCCCCGGGGACACGACTTTCCCGGCGGGGCCGGCTTCCGGGGCTGGAGCGGCTCGGCCCGCCAGGAGTTCACCATCGGCCTGGAGGAGGCCACGCCGGGCTACCTGCCCGGCCCCCTGCCGCCGGGGGAATACCAGATCATCCTGGGCCTCTACCGCATCTGGGAGGCCGGCGCCCACGTGGACGTCCACGTTCAGGCCGAACTGGACCCCACCCTGGACGCCACCGCCCCGGCTCCGCCATCACTGGCGCCCCGTCGCCTCCCGCCCCTGCCGGCCCCCACGTGGCTGCGGGGCGACCTGCAGAGCCACACGGTCCACAGCGATGCCCGGGGCACCCTGGAGCAACTGGTGGCCAGGGCCCGGGATCTGGGGCTGGACTTCCTGGCCATCACCGACCACAACACCGTCAGCCACCACCCTTTCCTCCCGACCCTGGCGGACGAGCGCCTGATCCTGATCCCTGGTCAGGAGGTGACCACCTACCGGGGGCACATGAACGTCTGGGGGACGAGCCGCTGGTGCGACTTTCGCTGCCGCACCGACCAGGAGATGGCGGCCGTGATCCGGCTGGCCCATGCCCACGGCGGTGTCTGTTCCATCAACCACCCCAAAACAGGCGGCCCTCCCTGGGAATACAGCACCGATCTGCCCGTGCAGGCCATGGAGGTCTGGCAGGGGCCCTGGCCCCACCACAATGCCGAAAGCCTGGCCTTGTGGGACCGTCTGCTGGCAGCCGGGCGTCGCCTCCCTGCGGTGGGCGGCAGTGACTACCACTGCCCGGCGGACAAAGAAACGAACTTCCTGCGCCTGGGCCAGCCCACCACCTGGGTCCAGGTGGATGAGCCCGACGTGGCCGGCATCCTGTCCGCCATCGTGGCCGGGCGCAGTTGTATCAGCGCCACCCCGGACGGCCCCCGGCTGGATCTGCGGGGGGAGGCCGGCGGACAGGTGGCAGTCATGGGCCAGTCCCTGCCCGGGCAGGGTGGGGAGGCTCCCGTCCACTTCACGGTAGAAGTTTGGGGCGGGCAGGGGCGTACCCTGCGCTTGGTGGCCGACGGACGCCCGGCCCTGGAACAGCCCATCCGCCAGGAGCAGGCCATCGTGCACGCGTCCCTGCCTGTGGCTCGTTACATGCGCGCCGAAGTGGTGGGCGACATGGATCCGGCCCTGCTGCCGGTGGACGCGCCGCCGGTGGACCTGCGGGGATGGCGTTGGGCCCTCTCCAACCCCATCTACATCACGGGGGCCTAACCTTGGAGGACAGAAGTGCAGGCACCCGGGAGGCGCTTTCCACCGAAGTGAGGCCATCGGTGCAGGTTGAGCCATTTTGAGCCGAAAAGACAGCCGTGACGGCAATCCCCTTGTCGTCCTGTGGGTAAAATGGAGGAGGAGACGCGTTAGGGCGGTTGGGACACTTCCCGCCGGCGCCAACAATTTTCTTCAAAGCATAGGCCAAAGCACAGTCCAGCGGAGGTGTACAATGAAGTTGAATCGTTACATGGCTCTCCTGGTTCTATTCGTAGGTATGCTGTCTGTTGGCCTCATTCTGGCCCTCCACCAGGTTCGGGCGGCCCCTGCGCCAGGCGGCGCGACCCTCCTTCCGTCGGCAGAAGCCGCCATCCCAGCCCAGGCGCACTTCTGGACGGTGGATAACCAGGCAGAGTTCGCCCAGGGGGTACTGGACCGGGTCGCCCTGGAGCCTGCGGGCACGGCCCGGCTGGACCAGCTCTGGATGCCGGACGGGCGAGTCAGCGACGCCAATGTGACCGACTCTCGCTTCTCGCCCCGGGCCGTCTGGTACGAAGCGGATAGCCGCTGGCTGGTGGTGTGGGCAGATGAGCGCCAGGCCGATCACTCGCCGGATATCTTCCTGGCCAGCAGTGCCGACAACGGTCTCACCTGGTCTGCCGACATCCTCGTCCACGATAACTGTGATCCCAACGAATCCCCCTTTCCAGAATGTCCGGACCACTACAACCCGGACCTGGCTGTTCGCGCCGCCGACGATACCCTGTGGGTGGTCTGGCATCAGGTGGAGCCAGGTACCGGCGCAGACGAGGGCAATATCTACTACGCCTGGAGCCAGGACGGCGGCGACACCTGGCCAGAGGACCAGGTGGGGGTGGTGACTGACGGGCCGGGCCGGCAGCACTGGCCACGCCTGGCCACGGTGGATGGAACCCTCTACGCCATCTGGGAGGATGAGGCTGGCGACGCCGGCGACATCGTCATTGCCCGCTTCAACCCGGACACCGACAGCACCTGGAGCAGCCCCATCCCTGTGAGTGAGGGTCCTGCCGGTACCGAACAGTATGGCCCTGCGCTGGCGGCAGACGCGGACGGCAACCTCTATGCCATCTGGACCGACAATCGGGCCAACACCGAGAGCTACGGCCACGTCTTTTTCTCTCGCTGGCTTGCGGGCAGCACCTGGGCTGCCGGGAGTTGGAGCCCGGCCGTGCAGTTGAGCGACGAGGCGATGGACTGGGCCATTGCCTCGGATGTGGCCGTCGCGCCGGACGGCTCCATCTATGTGGCGTGGGCAGAGCGGGTGCCCACCGGTCCGGCCACCTACGATTTTCAAGTGGTGGTGGCCCGCAGCGGCGATCAGGGTGTTACGTGGAATTCCACGGTCGTTCACCGCCTGGTCAACCCAGGCCTTGGCTTCTACCAGGGGCCCTCCCTGGGCGTGGCCGCCCCGGATCGCATTCTGGTGGCCTGGCTCCACAGCCCGGATTCCCAGGTGGCCACCTCGGACGTGTTGGTGGCCACCAGCTACGACCAGGGCCAACACTGGAGCCTGCCCCGTCGCATCAACAGCCAGTCCACCGTGGACGTGGATAGCCTGCCGTCCCTGGCGGTGAACGAGGCCGGGCGGGCCGTGGTTGCCTGGCAGGACTTCCGCACCGGTTCTGGTCCCCAGATCTACGCCACAGCCTACCCGGGGAACCGGTACGCACCCCAGGGGAGCTACATGGGGATGGCCACGCCAGGTACCGCCGTCGTCTGGCAGACCCTGTCCTGGACCGCTACTGTGCCCGCGGGGACGGCGTTGAGGCTGGCCACCCGGGCCCAGATCAACGACGTGGCCGGTTGGACGCCCTGGGAGTTCCACAGCAGTTCGCCGGCGGCCCTCACCTACCCGCCCGCAGAGGCACTCCAGGTCCGGGCTTTCTTTTCGTCCACCCTGGGGTTGGACACACCTGTGCTGGATAGCATCCAGGTGAGCTACGAGACGATGGAGGCCACGTCCACGGAGATCTTTTTACCTTTGGTGACACGAGGTCCCTGAGCCAGACACTGAACCGGGCGCGTGGCTGGCGGAAAGGGCAGCCTTCACCCATCCCAGGCCAAACTGGATTTGCGCTTTCTCGGCCAGTCGGTGTATCAAAATAGATGGATGTTCATGTCTGTCAGAGCATGTCAGTCAGGAGGTGAAAGAATATGGCCCATAACCGTGCGGAACGTTTTCGAGAGATCCGGCGGCGACGGCGCCGGAAGGAAAAACTCAAAAAACTGAAGGCCCGACTCGCCGAAGCCCGTAGCGAGTCGGAGCGGGCCCGGATCATTGAAAAGATCCGCCGCATCAGCCCCTTTTCCCCCATTCCGGAGAAGCGTGCCTGATGGCAGGCGCGGAGCGGGGTCGGAGGCAGATGGCCTCCGACCCCGCTCCGCTTTTCGCTCCCTTTGCGTATCATTCCGCTCATTCCGTTTTCCGCCCCCCGCTTTCCCTGCCGCTCCTGTCTATGGAACACTTCACAGGCAGGTAGTGTATAAATGCACTGCATGTTTTCCCCCGGCATGCCATGGTCGCAATCACAAGTCTGGGAACATCACCGCTCCCATGACTCCGCTTCGTTCATGACACAGAGGAGGGACTATGAAACGCATCGACCTTTCGCATCTCTGGCGCCTGTTGTTGGCCCTGGCGCTGGCAGGCCTGCCGCTGCTCCCCACCGCCCCTGTGCGGGCTTCGCCCACGGATACGCCCGTCCCCCTGGTGAGCGACAGCCTCAACGAATGGACCCTGGGCGGCGGCCAGCTCTACTGGGCTTACCGCTGCTACGGCGGCGAGTTTCGAGGAGATGCCTACCTGAAGCGACGACCAGTTTACGGGGGGCTGCAGCGTACCCTCTCGACCACCAATCCTACTTTCTGTTACACTTTTATCTCCATGGCCGCGGATGACACCGGCCTCTACTACTACGACCAGGATGAGGGTCGTTTTGAGTTTCGCCCCAGCGGCTCACCCGGGGATCCGCCCACGGTGGTGCTGGTCACCCCCCAGGGACCTGTCATAGGCGACATCGCCATTGACGGGGACTACCTCTACTGGATCAACGCCCACATCTCCAGTGGCCAGCTACGCGGGGACATCCTGCGCACCCGCAAGGACGGCAGCGGAGGGCTGGAGACGGTGGTCTCCAACCTGCTGAACCCGGGGGACGTGTTGGTCAGAAACGGCCTGGTCTATTTCCTGGACGCCAGCGGCCTTTCATCCATCGACTGTAGCAGTTTCCCCTGCACGGACCGCCAGTTGCTGGCCAGCAGCAACGGCGGCCGCTACCTCCACTTCGCCATCGGAAGCCTGGTGGGCAGTTACTCCATCTACTGGGTGGAACAGAGCTCGCCCAATAAAATCCGGCGTTGGTCGTGTGAGTTGGTTCTCACCCCCTCGCCGGGCATTGAGTGTAGGAACCAGACCCTCTACACCGCCCCCAGCGCCTCCTGGTCCATTTACCAGCCGGTGGTCCAGGGCGGCAACCTTTTCTTCGCGGAACGCTTTTCCCAGATCGGCGAAATATCCGACGGCCGCATTAAACGGATGCCTGCCTCGGGGGGCACGGCCGAGGAGATCGTGGCCAACGTGGCCGACATCAACTATCGTCTTTTCGCCGACAGCACCTACCTCTATTTCGCCCGGCTCGGCTCTGGGACTTCCGGGATCTACCGCCTGCCCCTGGACGCCGCGGCCATCACCCGGGATCTGGCTGCCGATGCCCTGGAAGTGACCCAGGCCATCCAGAACCTGGCCAACCAGGCGCCCCTGGTAGCCGATCGCAGCACCTATGTGCGCGCCTATGCCCGTCAACTCAACGGACCCATGGCCCGCAACGTGGAGGCCCGGCTCCACGGCACCCGGGGTGGTTCCCCCCTGCCCGGCTCGCCCCTGGCGCCCCTGAACGGTGCCCGCCCCCTGAGCACCGGCACAGGTTACAACCGGGCCAACCTGGACGACGGCTGGCTTTTCCGCCTGCCGTCCAGCTGGCGTTCGGCCGGCACCATCACCCTGCGCCTGGTGGTGGATCCCCAACAGATCTACAGCGACACCAACCTGGGCAACAACGAGCTCTCCCGCACGGTCAACTTCACCGGCAAGGCGCCGGTCTGCACCGTCTATGTCCCGGTGCGCACCCACTCGCCCTACGCCTCCACCGGTGACCCCAACTTCTGGCCCATGGTGAACCTGGCCGAGCGGCTCTGGCCCACGCCCGGCTACTGGTCCTACTACCAGACCGAGGACATCGCCGAGACCCAGGTCTGCTGGTGGGGGCCGTTTCCGCACCCTTGCTTCGGCCCCTACGAACTGCCCGACGACACCTGGAAGGTGCTCACCTCCCTCAATATCCGGGACTTCTTCAGCGACGATCCCGATGCCTGCGACAATGCCGGGGCCAAGACCCACTACGTGGGCATGGTGCACCCTTCCACCAACACCAACGAGGGCGGGGGCACGGTTCTGGGGTCAGCCTATCGCAACGACAACGTGGCCTGGGTCAAGTTCCCGCCCCACACCCCTACCAGCTCCAACAGCCCCTACTGGCCGGACGCAGGCGTCACCCTGGGGCATGAGCTGGGCCACAATCAGGGCCGTCGCCATGTGGACTGCGGCGGGCCGGCCAGCCCTGACCCCGGCTACCCCTACCCGACCAACCAGATCGCCAACACCGGCGCCGACAGCTACTACGGCTTCGACCCCAAGACCCGCACCCCCATCGAGCCCGACGACGCGGCCGACTACATGTCCTACTGTGACCCGCCCTGGACCAGCGACTACACCTGGCGGGCCATCTTCAACACGGTAAGCACCGCGGCCGCCAGCCTGCCCGAGGCAGACCTGAGCACCGCCGCGGCCGCGGTCTTCGTCACCGGCGGCGTCAACCCCACCACGGCCACCGGCACCCTGAACTACGCCTGGGTCTACCCCACCATGGCCATGAGCGCAGGGATGCTGGAGAAGTGGCAGCAGGCCACTGCCGGCCTGCAGGCAGCCGACCGCCAGGCAGAGGACATCCGTCTCCGCCTGCTGGGGCCCGATGGCACGGTCCTGGCCGACCAGCCGGTCACCCTGCTGGAGAGCGATGACCATGACACCGAGACCCAGGCGTTCATCCTCACCTTCCCCGCGCCGGATGCCTCGGTGGCCCGGGTGGAGCTGGTCATGGACGGCACCGTGCTGGACAGCCGGGAGCCCGGCCTCACCTTTCCCTCGGTGAGTGTCCAGCAGCCGGCCGGCGGCGAGGTCATCAGCGATACCCTGACCCTCCAGTGGCAGGCCGCCGACCCGGACCCGGGCGATGCCCTGCTCTTCAACGTCCAGTACAGCCCCGATGATGGCGCTACCTGGTTCTCCCTGCTGACCGACCTGGCCGGCTCGCCGGAGAGCAACACGGTGAGCCTCACCCTGAGCGAATTGACCATCCCTGCCAGCCTGCCCAATCAGGCCCGCATCCGGGTGGCCGCCAGCGACGGCTACCATACCACCCTGGCCCAGTCCGCCGGCTTCACCGTCACCAACCGCCGGCCCCAGGCCTTCATCGCTGCCCCCACCGAGGGGGATAGCTTCCAGCCCGGCCAGCCCATCATCCTGCAGGGCGCGGCGACGGACGTGGAGGACGGCGGCCTGCCGGACAGCGCCCTGAGCTGGACCCTCAACGGCCAGCCGGTGGGCACGGGCCAGGAGGTCGTCGTGGACGGCCTGGGGCCGGGCAGCTACCAGGCCGTGCTCACGGCTACCGACAGCGACGGTGCCACCGGCACGGCCCAGGTCAATTTCCAGATCCGCCCCCTGGGCATTCCCCTGGGGAGCGCGCCCACCCTGGACGGCTTCTGCGACGACCCGGCCTATGCCGCCGGAATCCAGCTGCCCCTGGCGCCCTACGGCGACGGCACCCAGGCCCAGGTCACCCTCCTGCGCAGCAGCGGCCATCTCTGGGCCTGTTTCAGCAACATGGCCCGGGGCAGCGGTTCGCCCATCGCCTTCGCCGGTGTGCGGGTGGATGTGAACAACAGCCGGGACAGCCTGGCCCAGGTCGACGACTACGGATTCTTCGTGGGGGAGGATGGCGGCCACTACACCTACAGCGGGGACGGCGCCGGCGGCTTCAACAGCCCCGGGCCGGGCGGGCTGGCGGCCCACATCAGCGCCACCAGCGCGGCCTGGCACGCGGAGCTGCGCATCGACGCCGATGTGCTGGGCGGCTGGAACCACCTGGTGAGCCTCAACCTGGGCCACTACTGGGTCCAGTTCCAGGGGGATGACTACGAGTGGCCCTACGACACGGGCTACAACCAGCCCAACACCTGGGCCCTGGCCGCCCTAGGCACCCTGCCGGTGCTCACCCGGCTGGAGCCGGACGCCGCGGAGGCCGGCAGCGGCCAGCTCTCCCTGGTGGTCCAGGGCGAGAACTTCCAGGACGGCGCGGTGGTCCGCTGGGGCGGCATGGATCTGAGCACCCAGTTCGGCAGCAGCAGCGTGGT
Proteins encoded in this window:
- a CDS encoding SDR family oxidoreductase, which translates into the protein MKEETMEAGPHGSDGKNRVLVTGATGYIGSRLIPRLLEAGYTVRAMGREMGRLQGRPWSRQVELVEGDVLKPETLPTALAGVHTAYYLIHSLAGGDDFHQRDLEAARHFGETARRAGVQRLIYLGGLGDPRADLSRHLRSRQETGDALRASGLPVTEFRAAIIVGSGSISFEMIRNLTERLPVMIAPRWVYTRIQPIAVRDVLAYLVAALTTPASTGQMVEIGGADVLTYADMMRQYAEERGLRRLIIPVPVLTPRLSAYWVHWMTPISAAVARPLIEGLRNEVVVRDDRARRLFPQIQPMTYREAIRRALARLQAGDIESRWSDALASSRATPPPVLLTMQEGMIVERRQLDVDLPPALLFRRITGLGGERGWAYWNWAWRLRGALDRLVGGVGLRRGRRDPQAVRVGDTVDFWRVEVLEPDRRLRLRAEMRLPGQAWLQFDLEPLGPGRTRLVQTAFFAPKGLPGLLYWYGLYPAHAFIFSGLIQSLAQPATPAEEVSRQG
- a CDS encoding fasciclin domain-containing protein; the encoded protein is MKGFTLLALSLVALLVVACAPVAPPATPMAPAETPAAEESVELADIVDTAMAAGNFTTLAAALDAAGLVETLKGEGPFTVFAPTDEAFAALPEGTVESLLADPSGALTEVLLYHVVSGKVMASDVVGLDGQQVETVGGAPITVSVSDGTVMINDATVIAADVEASNGVIHVIDKVLLPPTEEAMPEKTGPEMADIVDTAVAAGNFTTLVTALQAAGLVDTLKGEGPFTVFAPTDEAFAALPEGTVESLLADPSGALTQVLLYHVVSGKVMAADAMALDGQQVETVSGAPITVSVSDGKVMINDATVIAADIEASNGVIHAIDKVLLPPTE
- a CDS encoding CehA/McbA family metallohydrolase, translating into MNFHIQLTRHLTPADQAAGPYVYLPFRLPQPARRLHVAYRYSAAISSDQVHGGNVIDIGLFDPRGHDFPGGAGFRGWSGSARQEFTIGLEEATPGYLPGPLPPGEYQIILGLYRIWEAGAHVDVHVQAELDPTLDATAPAPPSLAPRRLPPLPAPTWLRGDLQSHTVHSDARGTLEQLVARARDLGLDFLAITDHNTVSHHPFLPTLADERLILIPGQEVTTYRGHMNVWGTSRWCDFRCRTDQEMAAVIRLAHAHGGVCSINHPKTGGPPWEYSTDLPVQAMEVWQGPWPHHNAESLALWDRLLAAGRRLPAVGGSDYHCPADKETNFLRLGQPTTWVQVDEPDVAGILSAIVAGRSCISATPDGPRLDLRGEAGGQVAVMGQSLPGQGGEAPVHFTVEVWGGQGRTLRLVADGRPALEQPIRQEQAIVHASLPVARYMRAEVVGDMDPALLPVDAPPVDLRGWRWALSNPIYITGA
- a CDS encoding sialidase family protein; this translates as MKLNRYMALLVLFVGMLSVGLILALHQVRAAPAPGGATLLPSAEAAIPAQAHFWTVDNQAEFAQGVLDRVALEPAGTARLDQLWMPDGRVSDANVTDSRFSPRAVWYEADSRWLVVWADERQADHSPDIFLASSADNGLTWSADILVHDNCDPNESPFPECPDHYNPDLAVRAADDTLWVVWHQVEPGTGADEGNIYYAWSQDGGDTWPEDQVGVVTDGPGRQHWPRLATVDGTLYAIWEDEAGDAGDIVIARFNPDTDSTWSSPIPVSEGPAGTEQYGPALAADADGNLYAIWTDNRANTESYGHVFFSRWLAGSTWAAGSWSPAVQLSDEAMDWAIASDVAVAPDGSIYVAWAERVPTGPATYDFQVVVARSGDQGVTWNSTVVHRLVNPGLGFYQGPSLGVAAPDRILVAWLHSPDSQVATSDVLVATSYDQGQHWSLPRRINSQSTVDVDSLPSLAVNEAGRAVVAWQDFRTGSGPQIYATAYPGNRYAPQGSYMGMATPGTAVVWQTLSWTATVPAGTALRLATRAQINDVAGWTPWEFHSSSPAALTYPPAEALQVRAFFSSTLGLDTPVLDSIQVSYETMEATSTEIFLPLVTRGP
- a CDS encoding DUF6800 family protein, with the translated sequence MAHNRAERFREIRRRRRRKEKLKKLKARLAEARSESERARIIEKIRRISPFSPIPEKRA
- a CDS encoding IPT/TIG domain-containing protein, translating into MKRIDLSHLWRLLLALALAGLPLLPTAPVRASPTDTPVPLVSDSLNEWTLGGGQLYWAYRCYGGEFRGDAYLKRRPVYGGLQRTLSTTNPTFCYTFISMAADDTGLYYYDQDEGRFEFRPSGSPGDPPTVVLVTPQGPVIGDIAIDGDYLYWINAHISSGQLRGDILRTRKDGSGGLETVVSNLLNPGDVLVRNGLVYFLDASGLSSIDCSSFPCTDRQLLASSNGGRYLHFAIGSLVGSYSIYWVEQSSPNKIRRWSCELVLTPSPGIECRNQTLYTAPSASWSIYQPVVQGGNLFFAERFSQIGEISDGRIKRMPASGGTAEEIVANVADINYRLFADSTYLYFARLGSGTSGIYRLPLDAAAITRDLAADALEVTQAIQNLANQAPLVADRSTYVRAYARQLNGPMARNVEARLHGTRGGSPLPGSPLAPLNGARPLSTGTGYNRANLDDGWLFRLPSSWRSAGTITLRLVVDPQQIYSDTNLGNNELSRTVNFTGKAPVCTVYVPVRTHSPYASTGDPNFWPMVNLAERLWPTPGYWSYYQTEDIAETQVCWWGPFPHPCFGPYELPDDTWKVLTSLNIRDFFSDDPDACDNAGAKTHYVGMVHPSTNTNEGGGTVLGSAYRNDNVAWVKFPPHTPTSSNSPYWPDAGVTLGHELGHNQGRRHVDCGGPASPDPGYPYPTNQIANTGADSYYGFDPKTRTPIEPDDAADYMSYCDPPWTSDYTWRAIFNTVSTAAASLPEADLSTAAAAVFVTGGVNPTTATGTLNYAWVYPTMAMSAGMLEKWQQATAGLQAADRQAEDIRLRLLGPDGTVLADQPVTLLESDDHDTETQAFILTFPAPDASVARVELVMDGTVLDSREPGLTFPSVSVQQPAGGEVISDTLTLQWQAADPDPGDALLFNVQYSPDDGATWFSLLTDLAGSPESNTVSLTLSELTIPASLPNQARIRVAASDGYHTTLAQSAGFTVTNRRPQAFIAAPTEGDSFQPGQPIILQGAATDVEDGGLPDSALSWTLNGQPVGTGQEVVVDGLGPGSYQAVLTATDSDGATGTAQVNFQIRPLGIPLGSAPTLDGFCDDPAYAAGIQLPLAPYGDGTQAQVTLLRSSGHLWACFSNMARGSGSPIAFAGVRVDVNNSRDSLAQVDDYGFFVGEDGGHYTYSGDGAGGFNSPGPGGLAAHISATSAAWHAELRIDADVLGGWNHLVSLNLGHYWVQFQGDDYEWPYDTGYNQPNTWALAALGTLPVLTRLEPDAAEAGSGQLSLVVQGENFQDGAVVRWGGMDLSTQFGSSSVVTATVPAVQLAAPGTVDVTVRNPDGADLVSNALPFVVSSPTPTITGLSPSTARAGGSGLTLTVDGQQFLDGATVLWSGTPLPTTYVGGTQLSATVTPALMALGGEVGITVRNPGPNGPTSSPARLTLLSDQIFLPVIAR